The proteins below come from a single Geobacillus thermoleovorans genomic window:
- the meaB gene encoding methylmalonyl Co-A mutase-associated GTPase MeaB, protein MNGEEKRREQASGQSAVSDGQPRRPEWADGNGLSSYVQAERPPAPKRLVRRKERSVKEYVQGVLAGDRTILAQAITLVESNAARHMDLAQQVLNELLPHVGRSIRIGITGVPGAGKSTFIEAFGTFLCEQGHRVAVLAVDPTSSLTGGSILGDKTRMEALARNPLAFIRPSPSGGALGGVHRKTRETMMLCEAAGYDIILVETVGVGQSEFVVRGMVDFFLLLALTGAGDELQGMKRGIMELVDAIVINKADGDNKEKAKAAQKEYNQFLHYLRPATPGWETKAYTCSALLGEGIADMWRVIQTFVKTTKQSGVFFDRRRQQQKDWMHAMIKEYVETRFFADPVVKEKLPMLENSVISGAKPVTAAVRELIEAYERKRGGEL, encoded by the coding sequence ATGAACGGCGAAGAGAAACGGCGGGAACAGGCAAGCGGCCAGAGCGCAGTTTCGGACGGACAGCCGCGGCGCCCGGAATGGGCGGACGGCAATGGTCTGTCGTCGTACGTGCAAGCCGAGCGCCCGCCGGCGCCGAAGCGGCTCGTGCGGCGAAAAGAACGATCGGTTAAAGAATACGTCCAAGGAGTGCTCGCCGGCGACCGCACCATTTTGGCGCAGGCGATTACGCTTGTCGAAAGCAATGCGGCCAGGCATATGGATCTCGCCCAGCAAGTGCTCAATGAACTGCTTCCGCACGTCGGCCGCTCGATTCGCATCGGCATCACCGGCGTGCCGGGGGCGGGGAAAAGCACGTTCATTGAAGCGTTTGGCACGTTTTTGTGCGAGCAGGGCCATCGCGTCGCCGTCTTGGCCGTCGACCCGACGAGTTCGTTGACCGGCGGCAGCATCCTCGGCGACAAAACGCGAATGGAGGCGCTCGCCCGCAATCCGCTTGCTTTCATCCGTCCGTCCCCATCGGGCGGGGCGCTTGGCGGCGTACACCGAAAAACGCGCGAGACGATGATGCTGTGCGAGGCGGCCGGCTATGACATCATCCTCGTCGAGACGGTCGGCGTCGGGCAAAGCGAGTTTGTCGTCCGAGGGATGGTTGACTTTTTCTTGTTGCTCGCCTTAACCGGCGCCGGCGACGAGCTGCAAGGCATGAAGCGCGGCATCATGGAGCTGGTGGACGCCATCGTCATCAACAAGGCGGACGGCGATAATAAAGAAAAAGCAAAAGCGGCGCAAAAAGAATACAACCAGTTTCTCCATTACCTCCGCCCGGCCACGCCCGGCTGGGAGACGAAAGCGTACACATGCTCGGCGCTTTTGGGAGAAGGGATCGCCGACATGTGGCGCGTCATTCAAACGTTTGTCAAGACGACAAAGCAATCCGGCGTCTTTTTCGACCGCCGCCGCCAGCAGCAAAAAGACTGGATGCACGCCATGATCAAAGAATATGTGGAAACGCGCTTTTTTGCCGATCCGGTCGTGAAAGAAAAGCTCCCGATGCTCGAGAACAGCGTCATTTCCGGCGCCAAGCCGGTCACCGCCGCCGTCCGCGA